A window from Sinorhizobium mexicanum encodes these proteins:
- a CDS encoding NifX-associated nitrogen fixation protein, whose protein sequence is MKRPKATADGPAVDADETAPATPFLKCLMRQIRAQDTYGMWEDKSDADLLADFIITKEQRREIPIIGDPDPDVLWRLQIFYTCVALVIEQRSGLVVSSTMMMSHEGFGRVVLTTGRLVVLSKTLRDVHRFGFDTIGKLAKVGAKLVDDAVAAIEAYPDVARA, encoded by the coding sequence ATGAAAAGACCGAAAGCTACTGCGGATGGTCCTGCTGTCGACGCGGACGAGACAGCCCCTGCCACGCCTTTCCTCAAGTGCCTCATGCGGCAGATCCGCGCTCAGGACACCTATGGAATGTGGGAAGACAAATCCGACGCAGACCTCCTGGCCGACTTCATCATCACGAAGGAGCAGCGCCGTGAGATCCCGATCATCGGCGATCCCGACCCGGACGTGCTGTGGCGGTTGCAGATTTTCTATACCTGCGTGGCACTTGTGATCGAGCAGCGCTCCGGCCTGGTGGTATCGTCTACCATGATGATGAGCCATGAGGGCTTCGGCCGCGTGGTTCTGACGACGGGGCGGTTGGTCGTTCTGTCGAAGACTCTTCGCGACGTCCATCGGTTCGGTTTCGACACAATTGGCAAACTCGCAAAGGTGGGTGCGAAACTGGTTGATGATGCGGTAGCGGCGATTGAAGCCTATCCAGACGTGGCGCGGGCGTGA
- a CDS encoding helix-turn-helix transcriptional regulator, with the protein MNALEQIAWAKEFEEVLAPPEMAGFGRRWIPPSRYAAGHEDCFQIEPSFLLTTKHFRMREECLETHRGTDRLVFLYHLDGRRTISPSRGEALKLQKPTFVAYFHPKGVDAISQWAESQSETALALGFDPQDPPRVVAEFSDQLTVLQDLMHDSAGRFTWIELPICSEMEKVARSVIFRSIGQHFVHHYVSAKAKELLCITLDKLLSPRFVKADTALGMDERMERLKNTFDVELKSKLPICKLAEEFNISSRSVNKAFADRYGINASDYRAMVRLSKAVDLLVNTTMPLKMIAYEVGYDHASNFCLAFKKHYGYTPKEIRRSGL; encoded by the coding sequence ATGAATGCCCTTGAGCAGATCGCTTGGGCGAAGGAATTCGAGGAGGTCCTTGCCCCGCCGGAAATGGCTGGATTCGGGCGCCGCTGGATACCGCCTTCCAGGTATGCGGCGGGTCATGAAGACTGTTTCCAGATAGAGCCCAGCTTTCTGCTGACGACCAAGCACTTCAGGATGCGCGAAGAATGCCTCGAGACCCATCGGGGCACCGACCGCTTGGTGTTCCTCTATCATTTGGACGGACGCCGTACCATCTCCCCATCAAGGGGCGAAGCACTTAAGCTACAGAAGCCCACCTTCGTCGCCTACTTCCATCCCAAAGGCGTCGACGCGATAAGTCAATGGGCCGAAAGCCAGTCGGAGACGGCGCTGGCTCTCGGCTTCGACCCGCAAGATCCGCCACGTGTTGTGGCCGAATTCTCTGATCAGCTAACGGTCCTGCAGGACTTGATGCACGATTCTGCCGGCCGATTTACCTGGATCGAGCTTCCGATCTGTTCGGAAATGGAGAAGGTCGCAAGATCAGTCATATTTCGCAGCATCGGTCAGCATTTTGTGCATCATTATGTCTCCGCAAAGGCCAAAGAGTTACTTTGCATCACTTTAGACAAGCTACTTTCACCGCGGTTTGTAAAAGCTGACACCGCCCTGGGTATGGACGAGCGGATGGAACGCCTTAAAAACACATTTGACGTAGAATTAAAGAGCAAACTGCCGATCTGTAAGCTCGCAGAAGAATTCAATATCTCAAGCCGGAGCGTCAACAAGGCGTTCGCGGATCGATACGGCATCAACGCCTCCGATTACCGGGCTATGGTCCGCTTATCAAAGGCTGTCGATCTCCTCGTCAACACCACGATGCCACTGAAGATGATCGCCTACGAAGTCGGCTACGACCATGCTTCCAACTTCTGCCTGGCGTTCAAGAAGCACTACGGCTACACGCCCAAGGAAATTAGAAGAAGCGGTCTATAG
- a CDS encoding response regulator transcription factor codes for MKPLVLICSQDVEFYLFLSHILGVDGFACEPADSMEEALALADERELQAVVLDCGPASASGATLCARLKGEPRTGGLPVIALIAPGAENQHLDLLKAGIDESFVRPIAPAKLIDCLRTKLALPKPGSNGIENGNWLCCGSLEMKLDAHRVRGNGHDIHLGPIEFNLLRHLLEAPGKVFSRDELIDAAWPNNIHIGARTVDVHISRIRKALKTASPGSVIRTVRSAGYSLDIPDG; via the coding sequence ATGAAGCCACTTGTCCTGATCTGTTCGCAAGACGTGGAGTTCTATCTGTTCCTCAGCCACATTCTGGGGGTGGACGGCTTCGCATGTGAGCCGGCTGATAGCATGGAGGAAGCACTTGCATTGGCCGATGAAAGGGAGCTCCAGGCGGTGGTGCTGGACTGCGGGCCGGCAAGCGCGTCAGGGGCCACACTCTGCGCCCGGCTTAAGGGGGAGCCCCGGACAGGCGGGCTGCCCGTTATTGCCCTGATCGCGCCCGGCGCCGAGAACCAACATCTCGATCTCTTGAAGGCAGGCATTGACGAGAGCTTTGTGCGGCCGATCGCGCCGGCCAAGCTCATTGACTGTCTACGGACGAAGCTGGCGCTGCCGAAGCCTGGTTCAAACGGGATCGAAAACGGCAACTGGCTTTGCTGCGGCAGCCTTGAGATGAAGCTCGATGCCCACCGAGTTCGCGGTAACGGCCACGACATCCATCTCGGACCGATCGAGTTCAATCTGCTGCGGCATTTGCTTGAGGCTCCCGGCAAGGTCTTCAGCCGAGACGAACTGATCGACGCGGCCTGGCCGAACAATATCCATATCGGTGCACGCACCGTCGACGTCCATATCAGCCGGATCAGAAAAGCGCTGAAGACCGCCTCCCCCGGCAGCGTCATTCGTACCGTCAGGTCCGCCGGCTACTCGCTCGATATACCGGACGGCTAA